Within Flavobacterium pisciphilum, the genomic segment AAAGCGATTTTGATTGAACCCTGAACAGCGTTGTCCTCAAATTTGTAACTCAAGATATAACCTTGATCAAATAAGATCTTAGTTATTTCTTTTTTTAGATTAGATGCTGGAATTTCAACAACTTTGTGGTTTGCAGCCACAGCGTTACGAACTCTAGTCAAATAATCTGCAATAGGATCTGTATACATATGTATTTGATTGCGATTATGGTTTTCAGGAAGCACTCGCTTCCTGAACCTTTAATCAATTTATAAACTTTTTAAATTACCAGCTGGCTTTTTTTACACCTGGAATTAATCCATTGTTAGCCATTTCACGGAAAGTTACACGTGAAATACCGAATTGACGGATATACCCTCTTGGTCTACCTGTTAATTTACAACGATTGTGCAAACGAACTGGTGAAGCATTTTTAGGTAATTTTTGTAATCCTTCAAAATCTCCAGCTTCCTTCAAAGCTTTTCTTTTCTCAGCATACTTCGCTACCGTTTTTTCTCTCTTAACCTCGCGGGCTTTCATTGATTCTTTAGCCATGTCTTAATTCTTTTTAAAAGGTAAACCTAATTCAGCCAATAATGACTTTGCTTCTTTGTCCGTTTGAGCAGTAGTAACAAAAGTAATATCCATTCCTGAAATTTTGTTTACTTTATCAATATCAATTTCTGGGAAAATGATTTGCTCTAAAACTCCAAGGTTATAATTACCTCTACCATCAAATCCAGTAGCTTTAATACCACTAAAGTCTCTTACACGTGGTAAAGCTGAAGTAATAAGTCTATCTAAAAACTCATACATTCTTTCTCCACGTAAAGTAACTTTTGCTCCAATAGGCATCCCTTTTCTCAATTTGAATGACGCAACGTCTTTCTTTGAAATAGTAGATACTGCTTTTTGTCCAGTGATCTTTGTTAACTCATCAACTGCATAGTCAATAAGTTTTTTATCAGATACAGCTGCACCAACTCCACGGCTCAAAACGATTTTTTCCAATTTTGGAACTTGCATTACGTTTGTATATCCGAATTCCTCTTTAAGAGCAGAGATTACTCTACTCTTATATTCTTCTTTTAGTCTAGGTGTATATGCCATTACTATAGTACTTGATTAGATTTTTTTGAAAATCTTACTTTCTTATCTCCTTCTACTCTAATACCAACTCTAGTTGCTTCCTTAGTTTTAGGATCAATTAGTGAAATGTTAGATATTTGTATAGAAGCTTCTTTCTTAACGATACCACCTTGAGGGTTTTTAGCACTTGGTTTTGTATGTTTCGAAACCATGTTTACACCTTCAACTATCGCTTTATTTTTCTCACGGTAAACACGTAAAACTTTACCTTCTGAACCTTTATGGTCTCCAGCAATTACTCTTACGATATCTCCTGATTTTATTTTTAGCTTTATCATCTTAAAACGAATTAAAGCACTTCTGGTGCTAATGATACAATTTTCATGAATTGTTTTTCACGAAGTTCTCTTGCTACCGGACCAAAAACACGAGTTCCTCTCATTTCTCCTGCAGCATTCAAAAGAACACATGCATTGTCATCGAAACGGATATAAGAACCATCAGCTCTTCTCACTTCTTTTTTGGTACGTACAACAACTGCAGTTGAAACAGCTCCTTTTTTAACGTTTCCGTTTGGAGTTGCATCTTTGATAGAAACTACAATCTTGTCACCAACAGAGGCATACCTTCTTTTGGTACCTCCTAAAACACGGATAGTTAAAACTTCTTTTGCTCCCGTGTTATCTGCTACTTTTAGTCTTGATTCTTGTTGTACCATAATTATTTAGCTCTTTCTAAGATTTCAACTAATCTCCAACATTTTGATTTACTTAAAGGACGCGTTTCGCTAATTCTTACAGTATCTCCAATGTTACAGTCGTTTGTTTCGTCGTGTGCAACATATTTCTTTGTTTTCAACACGAACTTACCGTATAATGGGTGTTTTACTTTTCTTACTTCAGCAATAACAATAGACTTGTCCATTTTATTTGAAGTAACAACACCAATTCTTTCTTTTCTTAAATTTCTTTTTTCTTCCATCTTTCAGCAGAATACAATTATTGTAACTCTCTTTTAGTTAACTCTGTAGCCAATCTTGCAACTGTTCTTCTTACACTTCTAATTTGAAGTGGGTTCTCAATTGGAGAAATAGCGTGGGCCATTTTTAGGTCAGCATATATCTTCTTAGTTTGACTAAGTTTTTCTTGCAACTCCGCTGCAGAAAGATCTTTTATTTCTGATTGTTTCATAATATATTATAAATTATGCTTCGAAATCTCTAGCAACAACGAACTTAGTTTTTACTGGAAGTTTTTGTGCTGCAAGACGTAAAGCCTCTTTTGCAACTGACAATGGAACTCCTCCAACTTCAAACATTATTCTTCCGGGTTTAACAACTGCAGCCCAATATTCTACTGCACCTTTACCTTTACCCATACGTACTTCAAGAGGTTTCTTAGTGATTGGTTTGTCTGGAAATATTTTGATCCATAATTGTCCTTCTCTCTTCATGAAACGAGTTGCAGCAATACGCGCAGCTTCGATTTGACGAGAAGTTAAGAACATTCCATCTTCATGTACAGATTTAATACCAAACATTCCATTAGAAAGTTCATGCCCTCTTTGAGAGTTACCTTTCATTTTACCTTTTTGTACCTTACGGTATTTTGTTCTTTTAGGCTGTAACATTTTTCTTTAGTTTAAAAATTTACTTTCTTTTACGAGCGTCTGGTTTTGAACCTTTATTAAAGTTAGATTTGCCACGAGGAGCATCTCCACCTTTTCCACCACCAGCTTGTTTTTTATCCATTCCAGCAAGCGGAGAAAGATCTCTCTTTCCATAAACTTCACCTTTCATGATCCACACTTTGATTCCCATTCTACCGTAAGTAGTATGAGCTTCTGCAAGTGCATAATCAATATCAGCTCTGAAAGTTGATAGAGGAATTCTACCTTCTTTGAAACCTTCTGAACGTGCCATTTCAGCTCCATTCAAACGTCCTGAAATCAAAACTTTGATACCTTCAGCGTTCATACGCATAGAAGCAGCAATAGCCATTTTGATTGCACGTCTGTAAGAAATACGACTTTCTATTTGACGTGCGATGCTTGTCGCCACAAGATAAGCATCTAATTCAGGTCTTTTAATTTCAAATATGTTAATTTGAACCTCTTTGTCTGTAATTTTCTTAAGTTCTTCTTTTAACTTGTCTACCTCTTGTCCACCTTTTCCGATAATGATACCAGGTCTAGCAGTAGTGATAGTAACGGTTACAAGTTTTAAAGTTCTCTCGATGATTACTTTTGATACACTAGCTTTTGATAAACGAGCGTGGATATACTTTCTGATTTTGTGATCTTCGGCAAGTTTATCACCGTAATCATTTCCACCATACCAGTTTGAGTCCCACCCTCTGATGATACCAAGTCTATTTCCAATTGGATTTGTCTTTTGTCCCATGCTGTTTAAGAATTGCTTTGTGTGTTATTGATAGCCCCAAGCACGATTGTTACGTGATTAGAACGTTTTCTTATTCTGTGTGCGCGACCTTGAGGTGCTGGACGAAGTCTTTTCAACATCATTCCACCATCTACTCTGATCTCTTTAACAAATAATCCAGCTTCTTCTAAATTACCTTCACTATTTTTTTGCTCCCAGTTGTTGATTGCAGATAATAATAGTTTTTCTAATTTTCTTGAAGCTTCTTTAGAACTGAATCTTAAGATGTTAAGTGCTCTTTCTACCTTCTGACCTCTTACCAAGTCCGCTACTAAGCGCATTTTTCTAGGTGAAGTAGGGCAGTTATTCAATTTTGCGAAAGCAATAGACTTATTAGCCTCTTTTCTCGCATCTGCTGTTTCTCTTTTACGAACTCCCATTGCTTCTTATTTTTTACCTTTATTTTTTGCTCCAGCATGACCTCTAAAAGATCTAGTTGGTGAAAATTCTCCTAATTTGTGACCTACCATGTTTTCTGTTACGTAAACTGGTACAAATTGACGACCGTTATGAACTGCGATAGTCTGTCCAACAAAGTCTGGAGTAATCATAGAAGCTCTAGACCAAGTCTTTACTACTCCATTTTTACCGCTTTCAATGTTTTCTTGAACTTTCTTGTCTAACTTATAATGAACGAAAGGTCCTTTTTTTAATGAACGTGCCATATCTTAATTATTTCTTTCTACGTTCTACGATATACTTATTACTCGGGTTTTTCTTAGAACGAGTTCTATAACCTTTAGCTGGTATTCCATTTCTTGAACGTGGATGTCCACCAGAAGAACGACCTTCACCACCACCCATTGGGTGATCGACAGGGTTCATTGCAACAGGTCTTGTTCTAGGTCTTCTTCCTAACCATCTTGTTCTACCTGCTTTACCAGATACAACTAATTGGTGGTCTGAATTAGATACTGCTCCAATTGTAGCTGCACAAGTTAACAAAATTAATCTTGTTTCACCTGATGGCATTTTGATTGTAGCATATTTTCCATCTCTTGCCATTAATTGAGCAAATGTTCCAGCTGAACGAGCGATTACTGCTCCTTGACCTGGTCTCAATTCGATACAAGAAATAACAGTTCCTAAAGGAATTCTGCTTAAAGGCAATGTATTACCGATT encodes:
- the rpsQ gene encoding 30S ribosomal protein S17 codes for the protein MEEKRNLRKERIGVVTSNKMDKSIVIAEVRKVKHPLYGKFVLKTKKYVAHDETNDCNIGDTVRISETRPLSKSKCWRLVEILERAK
- the rplB gene encoding 50S ribosomal protein L2 — encoded protein: MSVRKLKPITPGQRFRVVNGYDAITTDKPERSLIAPIKNSGGRNSQGKMTMRYTGGGHKQRYRIIDFKRTKEGIPATVKSIEYDPNRTAFIALLAYADGEKTYIIAQNGLKVGQKLVSGPESQPEIGNTLPLSRIPLGTVISCIELRPGQGAVIARSAGTFAQLMARDGKYATIKMPSGETRLILLTCAATIGAVSNSDHQLVVSGKAGRTRWLGRRPRTRPVAMNPVDHPMGGGEGRSSGGHPRSRNGIPAKGYRTRSKKNPSNKYIVERRKK
- the rpsS gene encoding 30S ribosomal protein S19, which produces MARSLKKGPFVHYKLDKKVQENIESGKNGVVKTWSRASMITPDFVGQTIAVHNGRQFVPVYVTENMVGHKLGEFSPTRSFRGHAGAKNKGKK
- the rplE gene encoding 50S ribosomal protein L5; translated protein: MAYTPRLKEEYKSRVISALKEEFGYTNVMQVPKLEKIVLSRGVGAAVSDKKLIDYAVDELTKITGQKAVSTISKKDVASFKLRKGMPIGAKVTLRGERMYEFLDRLITSALPRVRDFSGIKATGFDGRGNYNLGVLEQIIFPEIDIDKVNKISGMDITFVTTAQTDKEAKSLLAELGLPFKKN
- the rplV gene encoding 50S ribosomal protein L22, coding for MGVRKRETADARKEANKSIAFAKLNNCPTSPRKMRLVADLVRGQKVERALNILRFSSKEASRKLEKLLLSAINNWEQKNSEGNLEEAGLFVKEIRVDGGMMLKRLRPAPQGRAHRIRKRSNHVTIVLGAINNTQSNS
- the rplX gene encoding 50S ribosomal protein L24, with product MIKLKIKSGDIVRVIAGDHKGSEGKVLRVYREKNKAIVEGVNMVSKHTKPSAKNPQGGIVKKEASIQISNISLIDPKTKEATRVGIRVEGDKKVRFSKKSNQVL
- the rplP gene encoding 50S ribosomal protein L16, whose translation is MLQPKRTKYRKVQKGKMKGNSQRGHELSNGMFGIKSVHEDGMFLTSRQIEAARIAATRFMKREGQLWIKIFPDKPITKKPLEVRMGKGKGAVEYWAAVVKPGRIMFEVGGVPLSVAKEALRLAAQKLPVKTKFVVARDFEA
- the rplN gene encoding 50S ribosomal protein L14, whose amino-acid sequence is MVQQESRLKVADNTGAKEVLTIRVLGGTKRRYASVGDKIVVSIKDATPNGNVKKGAVSTAVVVRTKKEVRRADGSYIRFDDNACVLLNAAGEMRGTRVFGPVARELREKQFMKIVSLAPEVL
- the rpsN gene encoding 30S ribosomal protein S14; this translates as MAKESMKAREVKREKTVAKYAEKRKALKEAGDFEGLQKLPKNASPVRLHNRCKLTGRPRGYIRQFGISRVTFREMANNGLIPGVKKASW
- the rpmC gene encoding 50S ribosomal protein L29; the encoded protein is MKQSEIKDLSAAELQEKLSQTKKIYADLKMAHAISPIENPLQIRSVRRTVARLATELTKRELQ
- the rpsC gene encoding 30S ribosomal protein S3 yields the protein MGQKTNPIGNRLGIIRGWDSNWYGGNDYGDKLAEDHKIRKYIHARLSKASVSKVIIERTLKLVTVTITTARPGIIIGKGGQEVDKLKEELKKITDKEVQINIFEIKRPELDAYLVATSIARQIESRISYRRAIKMAIAASMRMNAEGIKVLISGRLNGAEMARSEGFKEGRIPLSTFRADIDYALAEAHTTYGRMGIKVWIMKGEVYGKRDLSPLAGMDKKQAGGGKGGDAPRGKSNFNKGSKPDARKRK